TGAGAGATTTCGCACAACTTACGCGCCTCTTCGAGTGCTTTTTTCGCCCAGGGGTATCCCTCCTCTTCTAAATTCAGATAATGGTGGTACATGGCTATACTTTCAAGGGTCTCTATGAGGGTGACAGGGTTTTCAGTGTATCGAATAATTTTTTTTAAAATCTCATGCGTTTTTTTTATTTCCCCGATGTCTCCAGTCTCCAGATATACATCGAATATGATGTTTATCAGCGCGCAATACTGCTCGCTGAAGGGTTTCACATGTTCAAGGGTTTTTTTGGCCAGTTCAAGTGATTTTTTGTATTCCGGTATCTTTGAAAGCAGTCTAATCCATTTTATTCTGTTTTCCGTTTTTTCAACACCCGACAAATAACCGTCCAGCGTCCGGGCGTAATGGAGTGAATCCTCTTTCAAACCCATTTTTCTGGCGTAATCAAAGGCTGTTTTACCAGTCTTGACGATTTTTTCCGAGTTTTCGGCTTTTTCCCAATGGGATAATAGTTCTCTGTAATGGCAGGTCAAATCCTTGGAATATATCCGCTCTATTATCTGAGCCGCGAAAGAGTGCAGTTTTCTCAGTTTTCCTTTGAGCATCATGTGGTAAACAGAATCTCTTATGAGGACGTGTTTGAACATGTATCTGATTTTTTCAAGTTTTATCCATATAAGCTCGTTTTCCCCTGATCTGAGATCTTTGTTTATCCTCTTTTTGCCGAGCATTTCTGTCAAAACTTCGACTGCGAATTCTTTTCCGAGCACCGAAGCGTTTCTGACCGTCTCTTTGAAGTCTTCGGCGAGCCTGTCGAACCTCGCCGTTATCACCGAATTTATATCCGCGGGTATTTCCTCTGTCTGTCCGATGACGTTCATATTTTCATCCAGCAACTTATTTTCCAGAAAATACAGGCAGAACTGCTCCAGGAAGAAAGGGTTACCTCCAGTTTTTGCGTGGAAGTATTCAACGGTTTCTACGGGTATGCTTTTCCTCTGGAGCTTTATCTTCAGCATTCTCTCAGTGAGATCGAGCTTGAAATTTTCAAGCTTCAACCTCCTGATGTCACAAAACTGTATTTCTGTCTCAAAAGGTTTTCCGTCGTCTTTCAACCTGCTAGTAAAAAAGAAGACAAACGGATAATTTTCCACGTTTCTCGACAAGATTTTTATCAATTCGACAGAATCCTTGTCCGCGCAGTGAAAGTCGTCGACGACGAGAACTATCGGTTTTATTAGGGAAAGCGCTTTGATAAAAGCTTTGAAGGCGTATGAAAAATTTTCGATTATCTGTTCCGGTTTTAAACCGGAAAATTCGAGGCTCTCATTTTCAGTCGCAATGTAATGGATTAAATACGCTTTTCCCAGTAACAGCTCTTTTTTCAACGTTCTGTCCTTCAATTTAAGGAACAGTTCCTGTATGACCTTTTCCAGATCCCCGATATTTTTGGAAACATAATTCCTTAGAAATTCGACGAAGGGAAAAAGGCTTTCGCGTTCAGCGGATTCAAAAGGCAGATTTACCGTTACAAAATTGTTTTCCACATGCTTTTCGCATAAAACATCCGACAGAAGTTGACTTTTCCCCGTTCCAGGCTCTCCGTCAATAAAAACCGCCCCGCCATTCATCTTGTACGTCAAAACTTTCTCAAGCGCGTCCAGCAGTATTTTCTTTTCATTTTCTCTGCCTATCGTGTCGAATGCCCTCGTTCGGTCATCCCGCTTATCTTTTAAACTTTGGGCGAGAAAAATTTCCACCTTATCTTTTATTCCCTTTAAACTCTGTTTTCCCAGGGATTTGACGATCAACCTTCCCCTGAGCGTCGACAAAAAGTCTTTGTCGACAAGAATCTGTCCTTTTTCCGCTTTTTGGGCGAGTCTCGCCGAAAGGTTTACGCATCTGCCCATGACGGTGTACTCGCAGGCTAAGTATGAACCGATCAACCCGGCGTAAACTGTTCCTCTTGCAATGCCTGTAGCCGAAGCGTCACTGTCCTTTGTATTAATGTCTTTGGAGTATCTGAATGCCATCTCCGCCGGCTTTTCTACAGCGGTGGGAGCACCAAAAACCGCCATGACGACAGAACCTTTGTCCCCTACAACGGCTTTGTTGAGAAAACCGCCGTATTTAACGGCAATTTTCTCCGCATAAGCGACTTTTCGGGAAAAATTTTCCACCCCCTCGAAGGAAGTGAAGCAGACCGAGACTTCCCTGAATTCTCCCATTTCTCTTTTTTCCAAAATGTTTGAAGGGATAAAAACTTTCTGAGTTTTGAAATAATCCCTTTCCCAGGGCTTTATTAAGGGCTTTGCTCTTGATTCTGCCGAGAAAGCTTTTTTTGAAAGATGCCTGAAGGTAAAATTTCCTCTATCAGGTAAATCGGTTTTTACATCAGGGGAGACTTTGATTTCGTATCCCATGCACCTTTTCAAAAGGTCCGCGGTCTCGTAAAAAGGTTTTCCCGAAAAATAATAGGTATGTCTTTTTCCGCATTTGACTATATTAAGCTCGGCTATACCCATGGACAGAGCTGTTTTGGGTGAAAAGACGAATTTGCCGAATTTCGTTTTGACCGGGTTTATACG
The candidate division WOR-3 bacterium DNA segment above includes these coding regions:
- a CDS encoding AAA family ATPase, coding for MRVTNRRYLPQKVVKFFKEKKFHESIKGTIIFLDITGFTRVTEELTGNGREGAEILSQIINAVFTPAIDIVERRHGQVIVFAGDAFYAIFEAKRGLKRCSSRALSAAYEITEEFNRINPVKTKFGKFVFSPKTALSMGIAELNIVKCGKRHTYYFSGKPFYETADLLKRCMGYEIKVSPDVKTDLPDRGNFTFRHLSKKAFSAESRAKPLIKPWERDYFKTQKVFIPSNILEKREMGEFREVSVCFTSFEGVENFSRKVAYAEKIAVKYGGFLNKAVVGDKGSVVMAVFGAPTAVEKPAEMAFRYSKDINTKDSDASATGIARGTVYAGLIGSYLACEYTVMGRCVNLSARLAQKAEKGQILVDKDFLSTLRGRLIVKSLGKQSLKGIKDKVEIFLAQSLKDKRDDRTRAFDTIGRENEKKILLDALEKVLTYKMNGGAVFIDGEPGTGKSQLLSDVLCEKHVENNFVTVNLPFESAERESLFPFVEFLRNYVSKNIGDLEKVIQELFLKLKDRTLKKELLLGKAYLIHYIATENESLEFSGLKPEQIIENFSYAFKAFIKALSLIKPIVLVVDDFHCADKDSVELIKILSRNVENYPFVFFFTSRLKDDGKPFETEIQFCDIRRLKLENFKLDLTERMLKIKLQRKSIPVETVEYFHAKTGGNPFFLEQFCLYFLENKLLDENMNVIGQTEEIPADINSVITARFDRLAEDFKETVRNASVLGKEFAVEVLTEMLGKKRINKDLRSGENELIWIKLEKIRYMFKHVLIRDSVYHMMLKGKLRKLHSFAAQIIERIYSKDLTCHYRELLSHWEKAENSEKIVKTGKTAFDYARKMGLKEDSLHYARTLDGYLSGVEKTENRIKWIRLLSKIPEYKKSLELAKKTLEHVKPFSEQYCALINIIFDVYLETGDIGEIKKTHEILKKIIRYTENPVTLIETLESIAMYHHYLNLEEEGYPWAKKALEEARKLCEISQTNENLNLLAKSYSRNAVFFGRQLGFEKVFDYLEKAVELAEKIGSESAKGILYGNLGLSYMEIKLDLDKALFYYHKALKIHEKLQERQGLLITLNNIALILMSRKKLDEALGMLEKAYEMAVEIGDIVMQIFCLINLCDIKRRKGMYEQALEYIEKAAGMAKLSGKDHILGQTLDIKFYLKILTKKFDEAVEINNELYELSKKIKNDFMMFKHELNHALYLSETEEKEKAAAYLYEMIGKYRDDDLTAEIHYAIWKVKGDQTAKSRAAAYYKKVIEGDSKEFKQLSYLEKYEELVS